A region of the Acidiferrobacteraceae bacterium genome:
ATTCTGCGTAAAAACCACTCGGGTCGGTTTGGGTAGACCCCGGTATTCAGGGAGGTTTCATTTTTTCCTTGCTTGGCCAGAAGGACTGTATATAATTACAGTACACCTGTACGAATATACAGTCATCCAATGAGCCAGTCACTGACCCCCAGACAGGAGCAGATCCTGGAAATGATTCGCGGATTCCTCGCCGAGCGCGGTCATCCGCCTACCCGGGCCGAAATCGCCCGGGAACTGGGGTTTCGTTCGCCCAATGCCGCCGAGGAGCACCTGCGGGCCCTGGCGCGCAAGGGCGCGGTCGAGTTACTGCCTGGTGCCTCACGGGGGATCCGGTTGCCGGAAGAAGAGGACGGCTTGCCTGTGGTAGGGCGAGTGGCGGCCGGCTCCCCCATCCTGGCCCAGGAGCAGATCGAGGATCATTACAAACTGGATCCGGCCCTGTTCCGGCCACGGGCCGATTATCTGTTGCGGGTGCAGGGCCTGAGTATGCGCGACGTCGGCATCCTCGATGGCGATCTGCTGGCGGTGCACCGCACGCCGGAGGCAGCCAATGGCCAGATCGTGGTGGCGCGCGTGGAAGACGAGGTCACGGTCAAGCGTTTCCAGCGCAACGGTCACCAGGTTCGCCTGCTGCCCGAGAATCCCGATTATTCTCCTATCGAAATCGATCTGCGACACCAGCCCCTGGTTATCGAAGGGCTGGGCGTAGGCATCCTGCGCAACCACTCTCTCCGATGAATCTGGACAGTCACATGCAACGCGCCGGGGTCTGGCGCGGGGGCGGCACTCCCCCTGAAGACAGCGGCCTGGCCACCGGTATCCCCCAGCTGGATGACTTGCTGGGCGGTTGGCCCCAAGGGGCATTGACCGAGATCCTGGTGCCGGAGGAGGGCATTGGTGAGTTGAGCCTGTTGATGCCGGTACTGGCGCGCCTCAGCCATACCCGGCGCTGGCTCGCCTGGGTGGCGCCGCCGCACATTCCCTATGCCCCGGCCCTGGCCGGTGCCGGCATCGATCTTTCCCGGGTGTTGTTGGTGCGCCCGCGCAGCGCCACCGATGGCCTGTGGGCGGTGGAACAGACCCTGCGCGCCGGCACCTGCGGTGCCGTGCTCGCCTGGCTGGCGGCGGCGGACAACACGGTGTTGCGTCGTCTGCAGCTGGCAGCGGAGGCGGGGCGGGCCATGGGCATATTGTTTCGTCCCGTGCGCCTGGCCTCCCACGCTTCGCCGGCGGCGTTGCGACTACGACTGGAAACAAGCTCGCGCGGACTCGCGGTCCATGTACTCAAGCGCCGTGGGCGCTGGACCGGGGGTCCCGTGTATCTGGATCAGGCCCATGCTTTGGCTCTGTCTTCACCTTCCCCGTCTGCCCCTGGAAGTATTCAGCCGGGGCGGACCTGCTAGCGGACCGCAGGCGGTCGTCGAATCGGGGCGAGCCTCGGCGCAGCGCATCTTGCTGTGCAACGACAAGGCGGCTTGCCGTGGCGTGCGCCCGGGCATGGCCGTGGCCGCGGCCCAGGCTCTGCTGGATGATCTTCAACTTATGGCCCGCGACCCGTCCCGGGAGCGGATCGCTCTGGAACAGTTGGCGGCCTGGGCAATGCGTTACACCTCCGTGGTCAGTCTGGCGCCACCCCGGTCCCTGTTGCTGGAGATCGGCGGCAGCCTCAGCTTATTCGATGGCCTGGAGAACTTGCGCAGTCAAATCCACGATGAGTTGCCGGAACTGGGTTATGAGTTGGCCACGGCGGTGGCGCCCACGCCCCTGGCCGCCCTGTGGTTGGCGCGGCACCAGGGCAATACGTTAATCGTTGAGCATAAGCGAGCACTTACTCAAGCGCTGGCGACCATCCCCCTGAGTCAACTGGAACTGGATAACAGGCTGCAGAAATCCCTGCGCGGCATGGGTCTGCGTGTGTTGGGCGATCTGCTGCGCCTGCCGCGGGATGGGCTCTCCCGTCGCCTGGGCAAGGCACTGTTGCACGATCTGGACCGTGCCCTCGGTCGGGTGCCGGATCCGCGAACCCCGTTTGTGCCACCGCCGCGCTTTCACGAGCAGATCTCCCTGCCATCCGAGGTGGAGGAGGTGGAGGCCTTGCTATTCGCGGTCCAGCGCCTGGTGTCGGGGCTGGCCGGTCGTCTGCAGGGTTGTGGCGGCGGGGTGCAGCAACTGGAACTGCAATTGGTCCACCGGCGCCAGCAGCTGACATCCGTTTCCGTAAACCTCGCCGCACCCGCCCGTGATGGCGCCCGTCTGCTTGCTCTTATGCGTGAACGACTGGAGCGTCTGTCGCTGGTAGCGCCGGTGACGGAGGTGGCCCTGCTCGCCGAAGACATCCTGCCCTTCGCCGAGAGCAATCGCGATCTGTTCGCCCGTCACGGCGAACAGGAAGAGGACTGGCTGGCCTTGCTCGAACGTCTGCATGCGCGCCTGGGAGAAGAAGCGGTGCGTGGTCTGTATGCAGTGGCAGAACATCGCCCGGAGCGCGCCTGGTGTGATGATGCTCCGGGTCAGTCGCGTGCGGTGCCACGCTTCGCTCCGCGACCGGTGTGGCTGTTGCCGGCACCCCTGCCGCTGGAGGCCCACAGGAACAAGCCATACTTTCATGGCGCACTGGAACTGGAGCCAGGGCGCGAGCGCATCGAGAGCGGCTGGTGGGACGGTAACGATATCGCGCGTGACTATTTTGTTGCCCGCAATCCCCACGGGGTCCGTCTGTGGCTGTTCCGTGAACTGCGTGGTTCCCGCGGCTGGTATTTGCACGGGATCTTCGGGTGAGCGATGGCCGTGAACAGGGTTTCGCGCTCACACAGCAAGGGGCGATCGATCATCACCGAAGGCGCGCGTGACGGGGTTGCCGGTGTTCCCGCCTATGCGGAACTCCATGCGATTTCCAATTTCACGTTTTTGCGCGGCGCTTCCCATCCGGAGGAACTGGTGGCGCGCGCATATGAACTTGGCTATGCCGCTCTCGCCCTGACCGATGAGTGTTCGTTTGCCGGTATCGTGCGCGCCCATGTGGCAGCGAAGGACTGCGGTTTGCATCTGATCGTCGGCAGCGAGTTCCGGCTCGAAGACGGCACGCACCTGGTGCTCTACGCCAATGACCGCGAGCGCTACGGCGATCTGTCCCGGCTCATCACCCGCGGCCGACGCGCCGCCTCCAAGGGAAGCTACCGGCTGACGCGCGCCGATGTGAGTGAAGTGGCGGCGCGATGTCTGGCCTTGTGGTTGCCCGGGGAGGAGCCGGACATCGAGGCCGCGCGCTGGCTGGCGCGGGTCTTTCCGGGTCGCGCCTGGATCGCAGTCGAATTATTGTGCCGCGCAGGTGACCACAAACGGCTGCAAGGCCTGAGCGACATCGGCCGTGCGACCGGTCTGGTGCTGCTGGCCGCCGGCGACGTACACATGCACGTACGTGCGCGCCGTAGCCTGCAGGACACCCTGGCCGCCATTCGTCTGCATACCACAGTGCAGGCGGCGGGACATGATCTCGCCGCCAACGGTGAGCGACACCTGCGCACGCGCGAGGCCCTGGCGCGCTTGTATCCGGCGGAATTGCTGAACGAGACCCTGCGTTTCGCGGCGCGCTGCCAATTCTCTCTCGACGAACTGCGTTATGAGTATCCGCGGGAACTGGTGCCGGATGGAGAAACGCCGGCTGCCTACCTGCGCCAGTTGACGGAAGAGGGGATGCATTTGCGCTGGCCCCATGGTGAACCCGATCGGGTGCGAAAAATGGTGGAGCATGAACTGACCTTGATCGCGGAACTGCAATACGAGCCCTATTTCCTCACGGTGTACGACATCGTTGCCTTTGCCCGCAGCCGCAACATCCTGTGTCAGGGCCGTGGTTCGGCGGCCAACTCGGCCGTGTGTTATTGCCTCGGCATCACCGAGGTGGATCCTGCGCGCATGGAAATGCTGTTCGAGCGTTTCGTATCCAGGGAACGCAACGAGCCGCCGGACATCGACGTCGATTTCGAGCACGAGCGGCGCGAGGAGGTAATTCAGTATTTATATAATAAGTACGGTCGCCATCGTGCCGCCCTCGCGGCCACGGTAATCACCTACCGCCCGCGCAGCGCCGTGCGTGATGTGGGCAAGGCCCTGGGCCTGGACCTGGCACAGGTGGATCGCCTGGCGAAGAACCTGCAATGGTGGGATGGCGACCGCGGACCACGGGCACACGGAGATGGCATCGATCCCGAACGCCTGCGCGAAGCCGGTTTCGATCCCGGGAACCCGGCGATTCGCCGGCTCGGCTTGCTGGTACACGAGTTGCTCGGCTTTCCCCGTCACCTGTCGCAGCATGTCGGTGGTTTCGTCATTGCTCGCGATGAGCTGTCACGCCTGGTTCCGATCGAGAATGCTGCCATGGTGGATCGTTCCATCATCCAGTGGGACAAGGATGATCTCGATGCCCTGGGGCTGCTCAAGGTGGATTGTCTGGCCCTGGGTATGTTGACCGCCATCCATCGCGCGCTGGATCTGCTCACCGCGTTTCGCGGGCGGCCGTATACACTTGCCGGGATACCGCCCGAGGATGTGCGGGTATATCAAATGATCCAGCAAGCCGACACCGTGGGTGTGTTCCAGATCGAGTCGCGCGCACAGATGGCGATGTTGCCGCGCCTGAGGCCGGCCAGTTTCTATGACCTCGTTGTTGAAGTTGCCATTGTGCGCCCCGGACCCATTCAGGGAGAGATGGTGCATCCCTATCTGCGCCGGCGTCAGGGCAAGGAGCCGGTGACCTATCCCTCCCCGGAAGTGCGCGGGGTGCTGGAGCGTACCCTCGGTGTACCCATTTTCCAGGAACAGGTGATCAAGCTTGCCATGGTGGCTGCCGGCTTTACGCCAGGAGAGGCCGATGCCCTGCGCCGTTCCATGGCCGCCTGGCGTCGGCGCGGCGGGCTGGAGTCCTTCGAGCAACGCCTGATCGACGGTATGCGCGCCCGCGGTTACGAGGAACAGTTCGCGCGTCAGATCTTTGCCCAGATCCAGGGTTTCGGTGAGTACGGTTTCCCCGAGTCCCATGCTGCGAGTTTTGCCCTGCTGGTC
Encoded here:
- the lexA gene encoding transcriptional repressor LexA, with the translated sequence MSQSLTPRQEQILEMIRGFLAERGHPPTRAEIARELGFRSPNAAEEHLRALARKGAVELLPGASRGIRLPEEEDGLPVVGRVAAGSPILAQEQIEDHYKLDPALFRPRADYLLRVQGLSMRDVGILDGDLLAVHRTPEAANGQIVVARVEDEVTVKRFQRNGHQVRLLPENPDYSPIEIDLRHQPLVIEGLGVGILRNHSLR
- the imuA gene encoding translesion DNA synthesis-associated protein ImuA encodes the protein MQRAGVWRGGGTPPEDSGLATGIPQLDDLLGGWPQGALTEILVPEEGIGELSLLMPVLARLSHTRRWLAWVAPPHIPYAPALAGAGIDLSRVLLVRPRSATDGLWAVEQTLRAGTCGAVLAWLAAADNTVLRRLQLAAEAGRAMGILFRPVRLASHASPAALRLRLETSSRGLAVHVLKRRGRWTGGPVYLDQAHALALSSPSPSAPGSIQPGRTC
- a CDS encoding DNA polymerase Y family protein; protein product: MLWLCLHLPRLPLEVFSRGGPASGPQAVVESGRASAQRILLCNDKAACRGVRPGMAVAAAQALLDDLQLMARDPSRERIALEQLAAWAMRYTSVVSLAPPRSLLLEIGGSLSLFDGLENLRSQIHDELPELGYELATAVAPTPLAALWLARHQGNTLIVEHKRALTQALATIPLSQLELDNRLQKSLRGMGLRVLGDLLRLPRDGLSRRLGKALLHDLDRALGRVPDPRTPFVPPPRFHEQISLPSEVEEVEALLFAVQRLVSGLAGRLQGCGGGVQQLELQLVHRRQQLTSVSVNLAAPARDGARLLALMRERLERLSLVAPVTEVALLAEDILPFAESNRDLFARHGEQEEDWLALLERLHARLGEEAVRGLYAVAEHRPERAWCDDAPGQSRAVPRFAPRPVWLLPAPLPLEAHRNKPYFHGALELEPGRERIESGWWDGNDIARDYFVARNPHGVRLWLFRELRGSRGWYLHGIFG
- a CDS encoding error-prone DNA polymerase, whose amino-acid sequence is MAVNRVSRSHSKGRSIITEGARDGVAGVPAYAELHAISNFTFLRGASHPEELVARAYELGYAALALTDECSFAGIVRAHVAAKDCGLHLIVGSEFRLEDGTHLVLYANDRERYGDLSRLITRGRRAASKGSYRLTRADVSEVAARCLALWLPGEEPDIEAARWLARVFPGRAWIAVELLCRAGDHKRLQGLSDIGRATGLVLLAAGDVHMHVRARRSLQDTLAAIRLHTTVQAAGHDLAANGERHLRTREALARLYPAELLNETLRFAARCQFSLDELRYEYPRELVPDGETPAAYLRQLTEEGMHLRWPHGEPDRVRKMVEHELTLIAELQYEPYFLTVYDIVAFARSRNILCQGRGSAANSAVCYCLGITEVDPARMEMLFERFVSRERNEPPDIDVDFEHERREEVIQYLYNKYGRHRAALAATVITYRPRSAVRDVGKALGLDLAQVDRLAKNLQWWDGDRGPRAHGDGIDPERLREAGFDPGNPAIRRLGLLVHELLGFPRHLSQHVGGFVIARDELSRLVPIENAAMVDRSIIQWDKDDLDALGLLKVDCLALGMLTAIHRALDLLTAFRGRPYTLAGIPPEDVRVYQMIQQADTVGVFQIESRAQMAMLPRLRPASFYDLVVEVAIVRPGPIQGEMVHPYLRRRQGKEPVTYPSPEVRGVLERTLGVPIFQEQVIKLAMVAAGFTPGEADALRRSMAAWRRRGGLESFEQRLIDGMRARGYEEQFARQIFAQIQGFGEYGFPESHAASFALLVYASAWLKCHEPAAFACALLNSQPMGFYAPAQLVQDVRRHGVVVRPVDVNHSDWDCGLESNEAGEAVIRLGLCMVRGLSAAAGDRVMEARAKDLFASVNDLARRARLNRGELEALAAADALKGLAGHRHRARWAVLGVEAQTPLLSGADIAEGLPLLRTPTEGEEIVSDYSSLALTLGRHPLALIREPLRARHVLTAEEVMQIPHGEFVTAAGLVVCRQRPASAAGVIFVTLEDETGTVNLVVWQRVLECYRRALLGAQLLGVTGEVQREGEVLHIIARELADHGDLLGELTAPSRDFR